The segment GAAAGCCTTCCCTTCGTTCGAGAACCTCCCGCCGTTCTACCGCGACCTCGCCGCGCTTCTCCTCGACGTCGACCGCGCGCGAAAATCGCTCGGCGCGCTGCGCTGGGCCCGCGAGCAGACCGAGCGCGTGCAGAAGACCGAGCTTCGGCGCCTCAAGGCCGCGTCCCTTTCCGATCTCGGGCGCGTCCGTCTCTCCGCGCACGGGCGAATGGCAAGCGTGGTGAAGCAGGTGCGCGGCGACCTCGAATACTTGAACGAGGTGCGGCACGCGCTCCGCAAGCTTCCCACGATCGACCCCGAGACGCCCACGGTCGTCGTGGCCGGCTACCCGAACGTGGGCAAGTCGAGCCTCGTGGCGGCCATCAGCACCGCCGAGCCCGAGATCGCGCCCTACCCCTTCACGACCAAGGGCATCGTCGTGGGCCACTTCACCCACCGACGCATCGCGTACCAGATCGTCGACACGCCCGGCCTCCTCGACCGCCCCCTCGAGGAGCGAAACGACATCGAGCGCCAAGCCGTGCTCGCGCTTCGCCACCTCGCCGACGTGCTCGTCTTCCTCCTCGACCCAAGCGAGCACTGCGGCTACCCGATCGAGCGCCAGCTCGCGCTCCTCGCGGAGGTCAAGCGCGAGCTTGCCGTGCCCGTCATCGAGGCCGAGACGAAAGCCGACGTCAAGGCGACCGGCAGCGGGCGCGTCGCCGTGAGCGCGGTCGAAAAGAAAGGTCTCGACGCGCTCCTTCGCGCCATCGACGAGGCCGTCGGCGGCGACACGGGGCTGCCGCCGGCGCGCAAGAAACGCTCG is part of the Candidatus Thermoplasmatota archaeon genome and harbors:
- a CDS encoding NOG1 family protein, with protein sequence MTGDEADGSDAKAPTAPLPRFARIPTVLSADELLDKAFRRSGKVGEMKGDAEEKSRSREGSRIRAVGDTLSASLQRYEKAFPSFENLPPFYRDLAALLLDVDRARKSLGALRWAREQTERVQKTELRRLKAASLSDLGRVRLSAHGRMASVVKQVRGDLEYLNEVRHALRKLPTIDPETPTVVVAGYPNVGKSSLVAAISTAEPEIAPYPFTTKGIVVGHFTHRRIAYQIVDTPGLLDRPLEERNDIERQAVLALRHLADVLVFLLDPSEHCGYPIERQLALLAEVKRELAVPVIEAETKADVKATGSGRVAVSAVEKKGLDALLRAIDEAVGGDTGLPPARKKRSLA